From Rhizophagus irregularis chromosome 9, complete sequence, the proteins below share one genomic window:
- a CDS encoding hsp70 nucleotide exchange factor fes1 — translation MVHLTKLAAAAVNRTSTNAPYSVVAIKKLFKTSNYVRKESREIIFTPSWAVGAKRRSDGSILSKTSVSAAPYIGNFQKRLSSSSAVVDSSKSTIVPDFSHYKKNSGPNTSRAFTYLMVGATGALTAAGSKAFVTDFLANLSASADVLAMAKVEVDLAKIPEGKNLTIKWRGKPIFIRHRTPDEIAEANSVQLSELRDPQSDADRTKKPEWLVMLGVCTHLGCVPIGEAGDYHGWYCPCHGSHYDISGRIRKGPAPLNLEIPVYNFEEETKLVIG, via the exons ATGGTGCATTTAACAAAGCTCGCCGCCGCTGCGGTTAATCGCACTTCTACTAATGCTCCATATAGTGTTGTTGCCATTAAgaaacttttcaaaacttCCAACTATGTTCGTAAGGAATCTcgagaaattatttttactccTTCCTGGGCTGTTGGTGCGAAGCGGCGGTCTGACGGTTCAATCCTTTCAAAAACTTCTGTAAGTG CTGCACCATATATCGGTAATTTTCAAAAGCGTTTGTCATCGTCTTCAGCAGTAGTAGATTCTAGTAAATCAACTATAGTACCGGACTTTTcccattataaaaaaaatagtggaCCAAACACTAGTCGTGCATTTACTTATTTAATGGTTGGCGCAACTGGAGCATTGACAGCTGCGGGATCTAAAGCGTTTGTTACTGATTTTCTTGCAAATTTAAGTGCATCCGCTGACGTTTTAGCTATGGCTAAAGTCGAAGTAGATTTAGCAAAAATCCCGGAGGGTAAAAACCTTACCATTAAATGGCGTGGTAAACCTATTTTTATAAGACATAGAACTCCTGATGAAATTGCCGAAGCAAATTCTGTACAGCTATCTGAACTTAGGGATCCTCAAAGTGATGCCGATAGAACAAAAAAACCCGAATGGTTGGTTATGCTT GGTGTATGTACTCATTTAGGTTGTGTTCCAATCGGCGAAGCCGGTGATTATCATGGCTGGTATTGTCCCTGTCACGGCTCTCATTATGATATATCAGGTCGAATTAGAAAAGGTCCCGCTCCTCTTAATCTTGAAATCCCGGTGTATAATTTTGAAGAAGAAACCAAACTTGTTATtggataa